In one Sphingomonas sanguinis genomic region, the following are encoded:
- a CDS encoding putative quinol monooxygenase, translating into MTDPIVHVVARLVPRPGKAEELATTLLEMLDEVRAEPGCLLYDAHESRDAPGVIVMVESWADQAALDAHGRAPALTRLAARFDALLAEPPAIERLRRIG; encoded by the coding sequence ATGACTGATCCGATCGTTCACGTCGTCGCCCGCCTCGTCCCGCGGCCCGGAAAGGCCGAGGAACTGGCCACCACGTTACTCGAGATGCTTGACGAGGTGCGCGCGGAACCGGGCTGCCTGCTCTACGATGCGCACGAGAGCCGCGACGCGCCCGGCGTGATCGTGATGGTGGAGAGCTGGGCTGACCAGGCCGCCCTCGACGCCCATGGCCGCGCTCCCGCCCTCACCCGGCTTGCCGCCCGCTTCGACGCGTTGCTTGCTGAGCCGCCGGCGATCGAGCGACTCCGGCGGATCGGCTGA